A portion of the Edaphobacter lichenicola genome contains these proteins:
- a CDS encoding hydroxymethylglutaryl-CoA reductase, whose translation MTTKGLERIPIPRDKNDDYTRDAAAVRRAFAEERTGTVLEHVAQYSLDPSLLPGNVENFTGVAQVPLGLAGPLRIAGEHAQGDFYIPMATTEGTLVASYNRGMRLLTECGGVKTTVVKHSMQRSPVFELNDALEARTLGEWIDAHYNEIKQAAEATTSAGTLVEIRNYIIGPLLYLRFNYTTGDAAGQNMVGKATLAACIWIQTNHPHRPHFVLSGNIDTDKKHSQMNTIETRGKRVIAEAIISGDVLKRIMGVDAETLFHVRQISQAGAFMVGSSNNGAHSANGLTALFIATGQDVANVAESQAAIVYAQLLTNGDYYWSITIPSLVVATYGGGTALPTQRECLDLVGCYGAGHVNKFSEICAATVLAGEISLSSAIVRGDWVSSHDRLGRNRP comes from the coding sequence ATGACGACGAAAGGTCTCGAACGCATACCTATACCGCGCGACAAGAACGATGACTACACTCGTGACGCTGCTGCTGTACGGCGGGCGTTTGCAGAAGAACGGACTGGCACCGTTCTCGAGCACGTTGCTCAGTACTCCCTCGATCCTTCGCTGCTCCCTGGAAACGTTGAAAATTTCACTGGAGTGGCACAGGTTCCTCTCGGGCTTGCAGGTCCTCTCCGAATTGCCGGGGAGCATGCGCAAGGTGATTTCTACATCCCCATGGCGACGACCGAAGGCACATTAGTCGCAAGCTACAACCGTGGTATGCGATTGCTCACCGAGTGTGGCGGTGTCAAGACAACGGTAGTCAAGCACAGTATGCAGCGATCTCCCGTTTTTGAGTTGAACGATGCCCTGGAAGCCCGCACACTAGGCGAGTGGATTGATGCTCACTATAACGAAATCAAGCAGGCGGCCGAGGCTACAACCTCGGCTGGAACGCTCGTCGAGATTAGAAACTACATCATTGGGCCACTGCTTTATCTGCGTTTCAACTACACCACCGGCGATGCAGCCGGTCAGAACATGGTTGGTAAAGCTACCCTCGCTGCCTGCATTTGGATTCAGACCAATCATCCGCATCGCCCCCACTTTGTCTTATCGGGAAACATCGACACCGATAAGAAACACTCGCAGATGAACACGATCGAGACACGCGGGAAGCGCGTGATCGCGGAGGCAATCATCTCCGGCGATGTCCTGAAGCGCATCATGGGCGTCGACGCGGAGACGCTATTTCATGTGCGTCAGATCTCCCAGGCAGGCGCCTTCATGGTGGGTTCTTCGAACAACGGAGCGCACTCTGCGAACGGGTTGACAGCTCTCTTCATTGCGACGGGTCAGGACGTTGCCAACGTAGCGGAGTCTCAAGCCGCGATTGTTTATGCTCAACTTCTCACCAATGGTGATTACTACTGGTCGATCACGATCCCTTCACTGGTCGTCGCAACCTACGGTGGTGGTACTGCTCTCCCCACGCAGCGAGAGTGCCTCGATCTGGTCGGCTGTTACGGAGCAGGACACGTGAACAAGTTCTCCGAGATATGCGCGGCTACAGTGCTCGCCGGTGAGATCTCGCTTAGTAGCGCGATCGTACGCGGGGACTGGGTTTCAAGCCACGACCGCCTCGGAAGAAACCGTCCATAA
- a CDS encoding acyl-CoA thioesterase, giving the protein MAERNEYRHFLSIGTRWRDNDIYGHVNNIEYYSYFDTAINTYLITFGELDIHSGTLIGVCAESHCKFVAELSFPEIVEAGLRVEHLGASSVRYGIGLFRKGDVAAAAEGWFVHVFVDRSNRRPSPLTPALRAALETLHVTVQP; this is encoded by the coding sequence ATGGCAGAACGCAACGAATACCGGCATTTCTTATCCATCGGAACGCGATGGAGAGACAACGATATCTATGGTCACGTAAATAACATCGAGTACTACAGTTACTTTGACACAGCCATCAACACGTATCTGATTACTTTTGGAGAGCTCGATATTCATTCAGGGACTTTGATAGGTGTGTGTGCGGAGTCGCACTGCAAGTTTGTGGCAGAACTATCGTTCCCAGAGATCGTTGAAGCCGGTCTACGCGTGGAACACCTGGGTGCAAGCAGTGTTAGGTACGGTATCGGGCTATTTCGCAAGGGAGACGTCGCAGCGGCTGCGGAAGGTTGGTTTGTGCACGTCTTTGTCGATCGCTCCAACCGCCGGCCTTCCCCGCTGACGCCGGCCTTACGCGCGGCGTTGGAAACGCTACACGTGACGGTGCAGCCATGA
- a CDS encoding zinc-dependent alcohol dehydrogenase family protein produces MELDPPGREEVLVRIIAAGLCHSDLSVIDGSRPRPLPMVLGHEAAGEIVELGQGVAGFAIGDRVVFSFVPMCGHCEPCSTGRPALCEPGASANAAGELMEGGSRWKDASGQPLQHHLGVSAFAEFVVASSRSVVKVDNDLPPEIAALFGCAVLTGVGAVVNTAKVSSGESIAIFGLGGVGLASLLGSRCSGAYPVIAVDVNQEKLALALELGAHYAFDARSESLIEDLRQITRGGVQYAIESVGNEAVLAQAYSATRRGGTTVSVGLPAPDKRVNIPSVSLVAEERTIRGSYMGSCVPSRDLPRFIALYRAGLLPVDRLLTRRLLTHRLNLKDLNDGFDRLARGEAIRQVVIFDSPSAARSTR; encoded by the coding sequence GTGGAACTAGATCCCCCGGGCCGAGAAGAGGTGCTTGTGCGCATCATTGCCGCAGGCCTTTGCCATTCAGACCTTTCGGTGATTGATGGATCGCGTCCGCGTCCGCTTCCGATGGTGTTGGGGCATGAAGCTGCCGGTGAGATCGTGGAACTCGGACAGGGAGTCGCGGGCTTTGCGATCGGGGATCGCGTTGTGTTTTCGTTTGTGCCGATGTGCGGCCACTGTGAACCGTGTTCCACGGGGAGACCAGCCCTATGTGAACCTGGGGCTTCCGCAAATGCAGCGGGAGAGCTGATGGAAGGTGGTAGCCGCTGGAAGGACGCGTCTGGCCAGCCTCTGCAACATCACTTAGGCGTATCCGCGTTTGCAGAGTTCGTTGTGGCATCCTCACGATCTGTCGTGAAGGTGGATAATGACCTCCCGCCGGAGATTGCGGCACTGTTTGGCTGCGCCGTTCTTACAGGTGTGGGCGCAGTTGTAAATACTGCGAAGGTTTCATCGGGAGAGAGTATTGCCATCTTTGGGCTGGGAGGAGTTGGTCTCGCTTCCTTGCTGGGTTCTCGCTGCTCCGGAGCCTACCCCGTGATTGCCGTGGACGTAAACCAGGAAAAGCTTGCACTTGCGCTTGAGCTAGGAGCACACTACGCCTTCGATGCAAGATCTGAAAGCCTTATAGAAGATTTACGCCAGATCACACGAGGCGGAGTTCAATACGCAATCGAATCAGTCGGGAACGAAGCTGTCCTTGCACAGGCGTACTCGGCGACCCGTCGCGGCGGCACTACCGTGAGTGTTGGACTGCCCGCCCCCGATAAGCGGGTGAACATACCATCGGTTAGTTTGGTCGCCGAAGAGCGCACCATTAGAGGTTCGTATATGGGTTCGTGTGTTCCATCGCGGGATCTGCCTCGCTTCATTGCCCTGTATCGCGCCGGCTTGCTTCCCGTAGATCGCCTGCTCACACGTCGTCTGCTCACACATCGTCTGAATCTTAAAGATCTCAACGATGGCTTCGACCGATTGGCGCGTGGAGAGGCAATTCGACAAGTTGTAATATTCGATTCTCCTTCTGCAGCGAGGTCTACTCGATGA
- a CDS encoding enoyl-CoA hydratase/isomerase family protein, whose amino-acid sequence MSDVLVRVSGSCGKITLNRPRALNALTLEMVNIMHTALTTWANDVSIQFVLVDGAGERGLCAGGDIRAMYNAVVANRPELATVFFRNEYRLNYLISRYPKPYVVLMDGIVMGGGIGISAHASHRIVTERSELAMPETAIGFVPDVGGTHLLGTAPDELGTYLALTGSRIGAADAIFCRLADTMVLSEDLSILTSHLEKCESLAAVDEAIQAYTTQPPRGMTVEQRAWISKCFAANTVEEIFLALAQEVNPEARDALLELQNKSPTSLKVTLAALRNARSFNDLASCLQQEYRLAQSCLREHDFLEGVRAAIIDKDHAPKWRPDRLDRVTEEDVRRYFAESRVGNLDLTF is encoded by the coding sequence ATGAGTGATGTATTGGTGCGAGTCTCAGGGTCATGCGGCAAAATCACGCTGAACCGGCCGCGAGCCTTGAACGCCTTGACGCTCGAGATGGTAAACATCATGCACACCGCGCTGACGACTTGGGCTAATGACGTATCGATTCAATTTGTTCTAGTCGATGGCGCAGGGGAGCGAGGGCTTTGTGCGGGCGGAGATATACGTGCTATGTACAATGCCGTCGTCGCCAACAGGCCAGAGCTAGCGACTGTTTTTTTTCGAAACGAGTATCGACTCAACTATCTCATCTCCCGTTATCCGAAACCCTATGTGGTCCTGATGGATGGCATCGTTATGGGGGGAGGCATCGGCATCTCAGCACATGCGTCACATCGAATCGTTACAGAACGTTCAGAACTTGCAATGCCTGAGACCGCAATAGGCTTCGTACCCGACGTAGGCGGGACCCACCTTCTGGGGACCGCGCCGGACGAGCTCGGCACTTATCTCGCGCTAACCGGCAGTCGGATCGGAGCGGCAGACGCGATTTTTTGCCGCTTGGCCGACACTATGGTTCTTAGTGAAGACTTATCGATCCTGACGAGTCATCTAGAGAAGTGCGAAAGCCTGGCCGCAGTAGATGAGGCCATACAGGCTTACACTACCCAGCCTCCGCGAGGGATGACGGTCGAGCAGCGAGCTTGGATCAGCAAATGCTTTGCGGCTAATACCGTCGAAGAGATCTTCCTTGCACTAGCTCAAGAGGTGAATCCTGAAGCAAGAGATGCACTTTTGGAGCTCCAGAATAAGTCACCGACCTCCCTCAAGGTCACCCTCGCGGCTTTAAGGAACGCACGTAGTTTCAATGATCTCGCCTCCTGCCTTCAGCAAGAGTATCGCCTTGCGCAATCCTGTCTGAGGGAGCACGATTTTCTGGAAGGCGTTCGGGCTGCGATCATCGATAAGGACCACGCCCCTAAGTGGCGTCCAGACCGGCTTGACCGAGTTACCGAGGAAGATGTCCGGCGATACTTTGCGGAATCAAGAGTGGGAAACCTGGATCTGACTTTTTAG